A single region of the Salvia miltiorrhiza cultivar Shanhuang (shh) chromosome 8, IMPLAD_Smil_shh, whole genome shotgun sequence genome encodes:
- the LOC130998802 gene encoding ADP,ATP carrier protein, mitochondrial-like: MDETQHSGGNTALAYPSVVKYDGFVQDKRFVGLSFLTGVAVCKTATAPIDRVKLLMQNEGAIAMAGRLSGPYKGIRDCLWRTIREEGVASLWRGNTVNVIRYLPSQALTLGSWDCFRSVTTMLYQNYEFGYLRWCCYNFGAGAFAGSTFSFFFQPMDYVRTRLAMDVKKGGTRQFKGALDLCKKTLAADGVAGFYRGFTHSYIGATVYRGIYFGMYESLKPVVLTGEMQDSFFGRFGVAWVSAIVAGSASYTFDISRRGMMMMMCGEFKSAFKGGGANMPRAIVGAAALAAYDMSNPFNLPFRALCTIKP, translated from the exons atgGATGAGACTCAACATTCGGGAGGGAACACTGCATTGGCGTATCCATCTGTGGTGAAGTATGATGGTTTTGTGCAAGACAAGAGATTTGTGGGGCTGTCTTTTCTGACGGGTGTGGCGGTATGCAAAACCGCTACTGCTCCTATTGATCGTGTGAAACTTTTGATGCAAAACGAGGGTGCAATAGCCATGGCGGGTAGGTTATCTGGACCATACAAAGGCATCCGCGACTGTTTGTGGAGAACGATAAGGGAAGAAGGAGTTGCCTCTTTGTGGAGAGGGAACACGGTTAATGTGATCCGTTACTTACCAAGCCAG GCCTTGACTTTAGGATCGTGGGATTGCTTCAGGAGTGTAACTACTATGTTGTACCAAAATTATGAATTTGGGTACTTGAGGTGGTGTTGTTACAACTTTGGCGCAGGTGCGTTTGCTGGTTCTACTTTTAGCTTCTTTTTCCAGCCAATGGACTATGTTCGTACTAGACTGGCAATGGATGTAAAGAAGGGGGGAACGAGGCAGTTCAAGGGCGCCCTTGATCTTTGCAAGAAGACTTTGGCAGCTGACGGCGTTGCTGGATTTTATCGTGGATTCACCCATTCTTATATAGGCGCCACTGTCTACCGCGGCATCTACTTTGGGATGTACGAATCTTTGAAGCCGGTTGTTCTGACTGGCGAGATGCAG gATAGTTTCTTTGGTAGGTTCGGGGTTGCTTGGGTGAGCGCAATCGTTGCTGGTTCTGCATCTTATACATTTGATATTTCTCGGAGAggtatgatgatgatgatgtgtgGTGAATTCAAGAGTGCTTTCAAGGGTGGTGGAGCAAACATGCCGAGAGCCATCGTGGGTGCTGCTGCGCTTGCTGCATATGACATGTCCAACCCATTCAATTTGCCATTCCGTGCCTTATGCACGATCAAACCGTAA
- the LOC130999436 gene encoding pentatricopeptide repeat-containing protein At1g63330-like — MRSNHAAMFLARILSNSSSKFSTFTIASPHYQSFLLPSFHFDNASCQMRHFSAYPRFDFESIRKPDDAVALFRDMMRTEPRPYVTLFTKLLSIVVKMKQYSLALHLFDEMLQRNAPVNHYTLSIAIDCYCRQKRPDFGFAILGSFFKRGYEPDVVTFNTLVKGLLFVERIPEAAKLLGKLSAYQLCEPNEYTYSTIINGLCKAGDLLQATDLLCSLEKGKGSCKPNVYAYNIVIDGLCKEGKVDEALQLFSTLSDKGISPNVVIYSSIIGGLCKMRRVDEAQDILTKMIANKVCPNVWTYNIFVDAWCKDGKVEEAEHILVKMKEIDVQPNIVTYTALINGYCLQGKMEEAGRIFQLAVNSGIKPDIISYTSLINGYCLQGKMEEAGRIFKLAVNSGIKPDIISYTSLMNGYCKIGRVDEVSRLFTEIRTEGLEHNVVCYGTMLEALFREGRCEDGLNLFKEMESLGLSPDVKTYTILLDGLCNAHRIIEAFSMLHIMEDKGVVPNIVTYNVLIEGLCITNKVREAKDLFDELPSKGIIPDIVTYTVLIEGLCHDNKVTQAKDLFDELPSKGMQHNAVTYTILIGALCEEGQIEEAKDLMMQMVNNGCLPDNVTYNVFVQGLLKRNKKHDAMPLLEEMESRGFTLDKTTYSMLIEHVKREGRDGVLFDHVKKLKPNDIFSS, encoded by the exons ATGAGGTCGAACCACGCCGCCATGTTTCTAGCTAGAATTTTGTCTAATTCTTCATCTAAATTCTCCACTTTTACCATTGCTTCTCCACATTATCAATCATTTCTTCTACCCAGTTTTCATTTTGATAATGCCAGCTGCCAAATGAGACACTTCTCCGCCTATCCCAGATTTGATTTTGAATCTATACGTAAGCCTGATGATGCCGTCGCTCTGTTTCGGGATATGATGAGAACGGAGCCGCGCCCTTATGTTACTCTTTTCACGAAATTGTTGAGTATTGTGGTAAAGATGAAACAATACTCTCTTGCCCTTCATTTGTTCGATGAAATGCTTCAAAGAAATGCTCCTGTAAATCACTACACGTTGAGCATTGCGATTGATTGCTACTGCCGACAGAAAAGGCCTGATTTTGGGTTTGCGATCTTAGGCAGTTTTTTCAAGCGTGGGTACGAGCCTGATGTTGTAACCTTCAACACTCTCGTGAAAGGCCTTCTGTTTGTTGAAAGGATCCCAGAGGCAGCTAAATTGTTGGGGAAGCTGTCGGCCTATCAACTGTGCGAGCCCAATGAGTATACGTATAGTACTATAATTAATGGGTTATGTAAAGCTGGAGATCTTCTACAGGCGACTGATTTGCTCTGCTCATtggaaaaaggaaaagggaGCTGCAAACCCAATGTCTATGCTTACAACATAGTCATTGATGGTCTATGCAAGGAAGGAAAGGTGGACGAAGCTCTCCAACTCTTCTCCACTTTGAGTGATAAGGGGATTTCGCCAAATGTCGtgatatatagttcaataattGGGGGCCTATGCAAGATGAGAAGAGTGGACGAGGCTCAAGACATTTTAACGAAGATGATAGCTAATAAGGTCTGCCCAAATGTGTGGACGTATAATATCTTTGTGGATGCTTGGTGCAAAGATGGAAAAGTGGAAGAGGCCGAGCATATATTGGTAAAAATGAAGGAGATTGATGTTCAACCCAACATTGTCACTTATACTGCATTGATCAATGGGTATTGTTTACAAGGAAAAATGGAGGAAGCCGGACGCATTTTCCAATTGGCAGTGAATTCTGGAATCAAGCCCGATATCATAAGCTACACTAGCTTGATCAATGGGTATTGTTTACAAGGAAAAATGGAGGAAGCTGGACGCATTTTCAAATTGGCAGTGAATTCTGGAATCAAGCCCGATATCATAAGCTACACTAGCTTGATGAACGGGTATTGCAAAATCGGGCGAGTCGATGAAGTTTCACGTCTTTTTACCGAAATTCGCACTGAAGGGTTAGAGCACAATGTTGTTTGTTATGGAACAATGCTAGAGGCGCTATTTCGTGAAGGCAGATGCGAGGATGGCTTGAATTTGTTCAAAGAGATGGAATCTCTAGGATTGTCTCCTGATGTGAAGACTTACACTATCTTGTTAGATGGTCTGTGTAATGCTCATCGTATCATTGAAGCATTTTCTATGTTGCATATCATGGAAGATAAAGGAGTCGTTCCAAACATAGTAACATACAATGTTCTCATTGAGGGATTGTGCATTACTAATAAAGTCAGAGAAGCAAAAGATCTGTTCGACGAGCTTCCATCCAAAG GCATCATTCCTGACATTGTGACTTATACTGTCCTTATTGAGGGATTATGCCACGATAATAAAGTCACACAAGCAAAGGATCTATTCGATGAGCTTCCATCCAAAGGTATGCAGCATAACGCCGTAACATACACAATCCTTATCGGTGCTCTTTGTGAAGAAGGACAGATTGAGGAGGCTAAGGATTTGATGATGCAAATGGTAAACAACGGTTGCTTGCCTGATAATGTGACGTACAATGTTTTTGTTCAAGGTCTTCTAAAAAGAAACAAGAAGCATGATGCAATGCCACTGTTGGAAGAGATGGAGTCAAGGGGATTCACACTTGACAAAACTACATATTCGATGCTGATTGAACATGTGAAAAGAGAAGGTAGAGATGGTGTTCTATTTGATCACGTTAAGAAACTTAAGCCAAATGACATCTTTTCTAGTTAG
- the LOC130999432 gene encoding uncharacterized protein LOC130999432 gives MDLLGNYASSDEEEHEEQPPPPSQLKQPAKLAKYVEENDDDFLPKSAPKRGGIFNSLPPPKSSFFNSLPPPKSQSSPNPKPQSGAEDRVDAEEITENLKPKSSLFSSLPRPKSSSAAAAASSAAKKVVQFKPPMITNPYSRSLDEDEDDDDDKGEEERKRKRSREKISTTSATSFLSSIPAPKHSATLGAMPSASGMGRRSMLETSSPASNVSTGSDADAYPSVGYSNNQSDDANYANYSDNGAASNPDSTNYGVYDHSTSLGGESYAYYAAYGGASTDVSTAGIDAGINPNAGSYEGVDSSYAQGHQVDYSNYGGDYVNNNLQYENNWGNSTSLPEALGVVEDAFQVLGKRGRKDIPPEIIEVKQDELMKNRPREDQVKMTGIAFGPAYQPASTKGKPTKLHKRKHQIGSLYFDMKQKETELAERRSRGFLTKAQTQGKYGW, from the exons ATGGATTTGCTCGGAAATTACGCCTCCTCCGACGAAGAGGAGCACGAAGAACAGCCGCCTCCGCCGTCGCAGCTAAAACAGCCGGCGAAGCTAGCTAAATATGTGGAAGAAAACGACGACGATTTTCTACCCAAATCCGCCCCGAAACGCGGCGGAATCTTCAATTCTCTCCCGCCGCCCAAATCGTCTTTCTTCAATTCACTCCCACCGCCCAAATCCCAATCCTCCCCTAACCCTAAGCCCCAATCGGGAGCAGAAGATCGAGTTGATGCAGAAGAAATCACGGAAAATCTGAAACCGAAGTCGTCGTTATTCTCGTCTCTTCCTCGTCCCAAgtcgtcgtcggcggcggcggccgctTCCTCCGCGGCTAAGAAGGTTGTTCAATTCAAGCCGCCAATGATTACGAACCCGTATTCTCGTAGtcttgatgaggatgaggatgatgatgacGATAAGggtgaagaagagagaaaaaggaagagatcgagagagaagaTATCAACCACCTCCGcgacgtcgtttttgtcaaGTATCCCGGCGCCCAAGCACTCAGCTACGTTGGGCGCTATGCCTTCTGCTTCGGGTATGGGCCGGCGATCGATGCTCGAAACTAGCTCTCCGGCATCCAATGTAAGTACAGGAAGTGATGCCGATGCGTATCCTAGTGTGGGATACTCGAATAATCAGTCGGATGATGCGAATTATGCTAATTATAGTGATAATGGCGCTGCTTCTAATCCAGATTCAACAAACTATGGAGTTTATGATCATTCAACTAGTTTAGGTGGTGAAAGCTATGCTTATTATGCTGCATATGGTGGTGCTTCGACCGATGTTAGTACAGCTGGAATTGATGCTGGTATAAACCCTAACGCAGGATCATACGAAGGTGTTGATAGTTCATACGCCCAAGGGCATCAAGTAGATTACTCGAATTATGGTGGTGATTATGTCAATAATAATCTGCAGTATGAGAATAACTGGGGAAATTCGACCTCATTGCCTGAGGCGTTGGGGGTGGTTGAGGATGCATTCCAAGTGCTTGGGAAGAGGGGCAGGAAAGATATTCCACCAGAGAtaattgaggtgaaacaggatGAGTTGATGAAAAATCGGCCGAGGGAGGATCAGGTTAAAATGACTGGGATTGCATTTGGTCCTGCATATCAG CCTGCATCTACCAAAGGTAAGCCGACAAAGCTGCACAAGCGGAAGCATCAGATCGGCTCGTTGTACTTCGACATGAAGCAGAAGGAGACGGAGCTTGCGGAGAGGCGCTCGAGAGGTTTCCTCACCAAAGCTCAAACACAAGGAAAATATGGATGGTGA
- the LOC130999434 gene encoding probable 3-beta-hydroxysteroid-Delta(8),Delta(7)-isomerase, translated as MSMDADHPYVPRDLKLPGYVPLLLSQSAILVVYGAASVLVISLMWLLSGRIHKISKVDRVLMCWWIFTGLTHIILEGYFAFTPDFYKVKTTHYLAEVWKEYSKGDSRYVGRDSAVVAVEGITAAIEGPACLLVVYAIAKRKSYSYVLQLSICLGQLYGCVVYFATAVLEGDNFATSMFYYYAYYVFANMWWVIIPGAIAARCWKKICAACQVQEQRKSKAR; from the exons ATGAGTATGGACGCCGATCACCCCTACGTGCCAAGAGATCTAAAGTTGCCTGGCTACGTGCCTTTGTTACTCTCTCAGTCAGCAATCCTTGTTGTGTATGGTGCCGCGTCTGTGTTGGTGATCTCCTTAATGTGGCTCTTATCTG GGCGGATTCATAAGATTTCCAAAGTCGATAGGGTGTTAATGTGCTGGTGGATATTCACTGGTCTCACCCACATTATCCTCGAGGGCTACTTTGCCTTCACCCCCGATTTTTACAAAGTGAAGACTACACATTACCTCGCAGAAGTTT GGAAAGAATACAGTAAAGGCGACTCAAGATATGTTGGCCGGGATTCTGCTGTTGTTGCCGTTGAAGGGATCACAGCTGCTATAGAGGGTCCAGCATGTCTCCTTGTAGT GTACGCCATTGCAAAGAGGAAGTCGTACAGCTACGTACTTCAGCTGTCAATCTGCCTCGGCCAGCTATATGGGTGCGTCGTGTATTTTGCAACGGCTGTCTTGGAGGGAGATAACTTCGCAACGAGTATGTTCTATTACTACGCGTATTATGTCTTTGCTAATATGTGGTGGGTTATTATTCCGGGCGCCATCGCTGCTCGTTGCTGGAAGAAGATATGTGCAGCATGCCAGGTTCAGGAACAGAGAAAGAGCAAAGCTCGTTGA